In the genome of Leeuwenhoekiella sp. MAR_2009_132, one region contains:
- a CDS encoding BrxA/BrxB family bacilliredoxin, producing MYPAELVKPMREDLTSVGFTELHTTEDVQAAMKKEGTTLVVVNSVCGCAAANARPGARMALQNAKTPDNLYTVFAGVDREATDLARSFMVPFPPSSPSMAVFKDGELVYMLERHHIEGRPANLIADNLIDAFNEYC from the coding sequence ATGTATCCAGCAGAATTAGTAAAACCTATGCGTGAAGACCTTACTTCTGTAGGTTTCACAGAATTACATACAACAGAAGATGTACAGGCAGCAATGAAAAAAGAAGGTACAACTCTTGTGGTTGTAAATTCGGTTTGTGGTTGTGCCGCAGCTAATGCAAGACCAGGAGCGCGTATGGCTCTTCAAAATGCTAAAACTCCAGATAATTTATATACTGTATTTGCAGGTGTTGACCGCGAGGCTACAGATCTTGCACGCAGCTTTATGGTACCTTTTCCTCCTTCATCACCCTCTATGGCGGTTTTTAAAGATGGGGAATTAGTGTATATGTTAGAGCGTCATCACATTGAAGGGCGTCCTGCAAACCTTATTGCAGACAATCTAATTGATGCTTTCAACGAATATTGCTAA
- a CDS encoding efflux RND transporter periplasmic adaptor subunit, whose protein sequence is MKNLIKRYAQICSLFIVLSCGSKEKNAEEEPRVNKADITVTQKQFSSAGLELDKLKEATFPEWVEASGMIDVPPENRAVITSFMGGYIKDNPLLIGDAVKKGQVLITLENTEFVALQQEFQELAEQLAYLKSEYERQQALVAEKITSQKNFLKAESEYKRSVATYNGLQKKLQMLNISTAQALQGNYTSLARIYAPITGTISETFVSKGSYVSPADPIMEIIDVDHIHLELSVFEKDMLNVQKGQAIQFKIPESSNTMYKGEVHLIGNSLSEQGRTVKVHGHLEHENDTPTFAVGMFVEAKIETGEATRMALPQTAVVNLGEAYYVLKLKSKENGAYLFDQIAVEPGKTANGLTEILNADQLDKNAQYLTKGAFELIQE, encoded by the coding sequence ATGAAAAATTTAATTAAACGATACGCACAAATTTGCTCGCTTTTTATAGTGTTAAGCTGTGGAAGCAAAGAGAAAAATGCTGAAGAAGAACCCAGGGTAAATAAGGCAGATATTACGGTGACTCAAAAGCAGTTTAGTAGTGCCGGTCTTGAACTCGATAAGTTAAAGGAGGCTACATTCCCAGAATGGGTAGAAGCTAGCGGAATGATTGATGTCCCACCCGAAAACAGAGCCGTAATTACGTCTTTTATGGGAGGCTATATTAAAGACAACCCGTTGTTGATAGGTGATGCCGTTAAAAAAGGACAGGTGTTGATCACGCTTGAGAATACCGAGTTTGTTGCGCTACAACAAGAATTTCAGGAACTGGCAGAGCAATTAGCGTATTTAAAGTCAGAATATGAGCGGCAACAAGCTTTAGTAGCCGAAAAAATTACTTCACAAAAAAACTTTTTAAAAGCTGAAAGTGAATACAAAAGAAGTGTGGCAACCTATAACGGACTTCAGAAAAAATTGCAGATGCTCAACATTAGCACCGCGCAGGCTTTGCAAGGAAACTATACCTCGCTGGCACGTATTTATGCACCCATAACCGGTACCATTTCTGAGACTTTTGTGAGTAAAGGAAGCTATGTTTCTCCCGCAGATCCTATTATGGAAATTATAGACGTAGACCACATACATCTCGAGCTTTCGGTATTTGAGAAAGATATGCTTAACGTGCAGAAAGGGCAGGCGATACAATTTAAAATCCCGGAATCTTCAAACACAATGTATAAAGGAGAAGTACATCTAATAGGAAATTCGCTTAGTGAGCAAGGTCGTACGGTAAAAGTACACGGGCATCTGGAGCACGAGAACGACACCCCAACATTTGCGGTAGGAATGTTTGTTGAGGCTAAGATTGAAACCGGAGAAGCCACGCGAATGGCGTTACCTCAGACCGCTGTTGTAAATCTTGGAGAAGCGTATTATGTACTTAAATTAAAAAGTAAGGAAAATGGCGCATATTTATTTGACCAGATAGCGGTAGAACCCGGAAAAACCGCAAATGGATTAACCGAAATTTTAAATGCAGATCAGCTCGATAAAAATGCGCAATATCTTACTAAAGGTGCTTTTGAGTTAATACAGGAATAG
- a CDS encoding CusA/CzcA family heavy metal efflux RND transporter produces MLNAIITFSIRNKLIILLFTTAIVAFGLYSLTQLSVGAVPDVTNNQVQVITTSQNLSTVDMEQFITYPVELQMANLPGVKEIRSVSKFGLSVVTVVFEDEMGTYLPRQLLAEKIKSASEQIPASFGTPQMGPITTGLGEIYQYILDVKPGYENKYTATELRTIQDWVVKRQLSGIPGVVEINSWGGYLKQYEVAINTQKLNAMHISAAEVFTALEKNNSIAGGGYIEKANQSYFIRGEGLASSLEDIENMVVANQNGIPVYVKDVATVGFGYATRFGAITGNGEGEKVLGQVMMLKDANSNQVIQAVKDRVEEISGSLPEGVYINAFLDRSELIAKTTFTIGENLVLGFLIVIFVVVLLLGNWRSGLVVASVIPLCLLFAISLMNIFDVDANLLSLGAIDFGIIIDGAVIIVEFVAYKMAQKQNTIRELTTTETRQLKDEITTDAASTMMNSAVFGQLIILIVFIPILSLSGVEGKMFKPMALVFSFAVVGAMLLCFTYVPVAASLFLKAEAPSDRNISVRLVNFLKQKYERVIHWALDSRKLVVGLSVGLLAASVYLFTTMGGEFVPQLDEGDFVIQPVLKTGTSLSGAIARTTQIEQILLDSFPEVKQVVSRIGAAEVPTDPMSMEESDVIVTLKPKGDWVSAETKDELADRFKEALSVIPGMEIEFTQPIEMRFNELITGVRADIAIKIFGEDLDILNKKGNEIRDLIQDVEGAADISVEKVTGLPQMSVKYNRAKIARYGLNISDLNDVVKMGFSGQTVGNIFEGEKRFDLVVRLEQNQRKDIDNLQNLYVDTPLGAKVRLSELAEISYTKGAAKISRDETKRRIVVGVNVRNRDLQSVVDEIQALVTQNIKLPTGYSIDYGGQFENLQSATSRLQIAVPVALLLIFIMLYFAFNSVKEALLIFTAIPLSAVGGIVLLWLRGMPFSISAGVGFIALFGIAVLNGIVMLEHFKELKNQGITDMRELITKGATDRLRAVLLTATAAALGFLPMAVSTNAGAEVQRPLATVVIGGLISATLLTLVVLPVLVSWFDNDLKNEGGMKFKNKGISILLILILMGGFAQAQEINSFEQVRDLAFKNNAGIKAAGLRSEEATAAIGNAFTFDKTEVYYHFDENNLASNNRPIDVFGVSQTFLFPTVYFAQAKVNKANYNLVATRAELTKIELERSLASSYYNLQYVNEKFRLYENLDSIYQNFAYAAKRRFELGESNYLEKISAQAKQKEIETQLKQVREELKAAAINLNRLMQVDNFHVQFKPLDRLIPKINYETMGTANAYYDSKISLAEAQRQYSSQQLLPDLTLNYFQGTNDGLNKNLIGYQFGVKIPLFFSGAASQIKTARISAEAAQQEAVNYKIQLQAKQEELISHLSKYTETLAYYEQEGNALADELEKTAITSYKNGEINFFQYIQILQQAYDIKLAYLESLNNYNQVVIQLNYSVL; encoded by the coding sequence ATGCTTAATGCAATTATAACTTTTAGCATCAGGAATAAATTAATTATCCTGTTGTTTACCACCGCGATTGTGGCTTTTGGGCTGTATTCGCTAACCCAACTTTCTGTAGGTGCCGTTCCTGATGTTACTAACAATCAGGTACAGGTAATCACCACATCACAAAATCTTTCTACGGTAGATATGGAGCAATTCATTACCTATCCTGTAGAATTACAAATGGCAAATTTACCCGGCGTAAAAGAAATACGCTCGGTTTCAAAATTTGGTCTTTCGGTAGTAACCGTGGTTTTTGAGGATGAAATGGGTACTTACTTACCCAGACAACTGCTCGCCGAAAAAATTAAATCTGCTTCAGAACAAATTCCGGCTAGTTTTGGAACTCCGCAAATGGGACCCATTACCACGGGTCTGGGAGAAATTTACCAGTATATTCTAGATGTTAAACCCGGTTATGAAAACAAGTACACCGCTACAGAACTACGCACTATACAAGACTGGGTTGTTAAACGCCAGCTTTCTGGTATTCCCGGGGTAGTAGAAATCAATTCATGGGGTGGTTACTTAAAACAGTACGAGGTTGCTATAAACACTCAGAAATTAAATGCAATGCATATTTCTGCAGCTGAGGTTTTTACTGCTTTAGAAAAAAATAACAGTATCGCCGGGGGTGGATATATCGAGAAAGCTAATCAATCGTATTTTATACGTGGCGAAGGACTTGCAAGTTCTCTTGAAGATATTGAGAATATGGTGGTTGCTAACCAAAATGGTATACCTGTTTATGTTAAAGATGTAGCAACGGTAGGTTTTGGTTATGCAACACGCTTTGGCGCAATAACTGGTAATGGTGAAGGCGAGAAAGTACTGGGGCAGGTAATGATGCTTAAAGACGCCAACTCAAATCAGGTGATTCAGGCGGTTAAAGATCGGGTTGAAGAGATAAGCGGCTCTTTACCCGAAGGGGTTTACATCAATGCCTTTTTAGACCGAAGCGAACTTATTGCAAAAACCACATTTACTATTGGTGAAAATCTGGTTCTTGGTTTTCTCATCGTGATTTTTGTTGTCGTTCTGCTTTTAGGGAACTGGCGTAGTGGTCTGGTTGTCGCTTCGGTAATACCGCTTTGTTTATTGTTTGCCATATCACTTATGAATATTTTTGATGTTGATGCAAATTTACTGAGTCTTGGGGCGATAGATTTTGGAATTATTATAGACGGCGCAGTAATTATTGTAGAGTTTGTGGCTTATAAAATGGCACAAAAACAAAACACGATAAGAGAACTTACCACTACGGAAACCCGCCAACTTAAAGATGAGATTACAACAGACGCGGCGTCAACGATGATGAATTCGGCGGTATTTGGTCAATTGATTATTTTAATCGTTTTTATCCCCATACTTTCCTTAAGTGGTGTAGAAGGCAAGATGTTTAAGCCTATGGCACTGGTTTTTAGCTTTGCAGTCGTTGGAGCAATGCTGTTATGTTTTACTTATGTGCCTGTAGCAGCCTCATTATTTTTAAAGGCGGAAGCCCCTTCAGACCGAAACATTTCGGTACGATTGGTTAATTTTTTAAAGCAGAAGTACGAGCGCGTTATTCACTGGGCATTAGATTCCCGAAAACTGGTTGTAGGGCTTTCAGTAGGCTTGCTTGCAGCATCGGTATATTTATTTACCACAATGGGCGGGGAGTTTGTTCCGCAATTAGACGAGGGAGATTTTGTAATTCAGCCAGTGCTCAAAACAGGAACTTCGCTTAGTGGAGCAATAGCGCGTACCACGCAGATTGAACAAATACTCCTTGATAGTTTTCCTGAAGTTAAACAGGTGGTGAGTCGCATAGGCGCGGCCGAAGTACCTACAGACCCTATGTCTATGGAGGAAAGCGATGTGATTGTAACGCTCAAACCAAAAGGAGACTGGGTTTCTGCAGAAACTAAAGATGAGCTGGCAGACCGCTTTAAAGAGGCGTTAAGTGTTATTCCCGGAATGGAAATTGAATTTACACAGCCTATCGAGATGCGTTTTAATGAGTTGATTACCGGCGTGCGGGCAGATATCGCTATTAAAATCTTTGGTGAAGATCTTGATATTCTCAATAAAAAAGGTAATGAAATTCGGGATTTAATTCAGGATGTAGAAGGTGCCGCAGACATTTCGGTAGAGAAAGTTACCGGTTTACCCCAAATGAGCGTAAAGTATAACCGGGCAAAAATAGCCCGCTACGGTCTCAATATTTCAGACCTTAATGACGTAGTGAAAATGGGATTTTCGGGACAAACCGTTGGGAATATTTTTGAAGGGGAAAAACGATTTGATCTGGTCGTACGACTGGAACAAAACCAGCGTAAAGATATTGATAACCTTCAGAATTTATATGTGGATACACCGCTAGGGGCAAAAGTGAGACTTAGCGAACTCGCCGAAATAAGTTATACAAAAGGTGCCGCGAAAATCTCACGTGATGAGACTAAACGTCGCATTGTTGTAGGTGTAAATGTGCGTAACCGCGATCTACAATCTGTGGTTGATGAGATTCAGGCGCTTGTAACTCAAAATATAAAACTACCTACCGGCTATTCTATAGATTATGGGGGCCAGTTTGAAAATCTACAAAGTGCTACCTCCCGTTTGCAAATAGCGGTTCCTGTGGCGTTGCTGCTCATTTTTATAATGTTGTATTTCGCTTTTAATTCAGTTAAAGAAGCCTTGCTGATTTTTACAGCAATCCCACTTTCGGCAGTGGGTGGTATCGTTTTATTATGGCTGCGCGGTATGCCTTTTAGTATTTCGGCAGGTGTTGGGTTTATTGCGCTGTTTGGCATTGCTGTACTTAATGGTATTGTAATGCTCGAGCATTTTAAAGAACTTAAAAACCAGGGAATCACAGATATGCGGGAGCTTATTACTAAAGGTGCGACAGATCGTTTGAGAGCGGTATTGCTTACGGCAACTGCAGCTGCACTGGGTTTTTTACCTATGGCGGTATCTACAAATGCCGGGGCAGAGGTACAACGCCCACTAGCAACAGTGGTTATAGGAGGCCTTATTTCAGCAACATTATTAACACTGGTGGTATTACCGGTTCTGGTTTCCTGGTTTGATAACGATTTAAAAAATGAAGGCGGAATGAAATTTAAAAACAAAGGAATTTCAATACTCCTGATTTTGATTTTGATGGGAGGTTTTGCACAGGCTCAGGAAATAAACAGTTTTGAGCAGGTACGCGATCTCGCATTTAAAAACAATGCGGGTATAAAAGCTGCCGGTTTGCGCAGTGAAGAAGCAACTGCAGCTATAGGAAATGCATTTACATTTGATAAAACTGAAGTGTATTATCATTTTGATGAAAACAACCTTGCGTCAAACAACCGGCCTATAGATGTTTTTGGGGTGAGTCAGACTTTTTTGTTTCCTACGGTGTATTTTGCGCAAGCTAAGGTGAATAAGGCCAATTATAATCTGGTCGCGACTCGCGCCGAACTTACTAAAATAGAGTTAGAGCGCAGCCTTGCAAGTTCGTATTACAACCTGCAGTATGTAAATGAAAAATTTCGGTTGTATGAGAATCTGGACAGCATCTATCAGAATTTTGCCTATGCGGCAAAACGCCGGTTTGAGTTGGGCGAAAGCAATTATCTCGAGAAAATTTCGGCGCAAGCCAAACAAAAAGAGATCGAAACGCAGCTCAAACAAGTGCGTGAAGAACTGAAAGCGGCTGCTATTAACCTAAATCGTTTGATGCAAGTAGATAATTTTCACGTTCAATTTAAACCTTTAGATCGTTTGATCCCCAAAATAAATTATGAAACGATGGGAACGGCAAACGCATACTATGATTCTAAAATTAGTTTAGCTGAAGCCCAACGTCAATACAGTAGTCAACAGCTTTTGCCAGATCTAACTTTAAACTATTTTCAGGGTACCAACGACGGTTTAAATAAAAATCTGATCGGGTATCAGTTTGGCGTAAAGATTCCTTTGTTTTTCTCAGGAGCGGCAAGCCAAATAAAAACGGCCAGAATTTCTGCCGAAGCGGCACAACAGGAAGCGGTTAATTATAAAATTCAGTTACAGGCTAAGCAAGAAGAATTGATAAGTCATTTATCTAAATATACAGAGACACTTGCATATTACGAGCAGGAGGGAAATGCATTGGCAGACGAACTTGAAAAAACAGCGATTACCAGCTATAAAAACGGGGAGATAAACTTTTTTCAATACATACAAATCCTGCAACAGGCGTATGATATTAAACTCGCATATCTGGAGAGTCTTAATAACTACAATCAGGTGGTTATTCAGCTCAATTACAGTGTTCTATAA
- a CDS encoding TerB family tellurite resistance protein, which produces MIKYIGAIIGFAYRGLLGAVAGYVIGTLLDSLFFNKKETTATGGRSPFSRAEQTVTPGDFELNLLSLCSIVIKADGQVSQREMDYVRQYFVQAYGKDRANATFRTFNEVIKKREINVERICTYLTQRTRREVRLQIVHFLFGIAQADGTVSTSEVNQISQIAGYLMLSRGEFESIKAMFFKNAESAYKILEIEKSATDAEVKKAYRNMAKKYHPDKLQHMDEAYRQGAEEKFTKVQEAYETIQKERGM; this is translated from the coding sequence ATGATTAAATATATAGGAGCCATTATAGGCTTTGCATACAGAGGTTTATTAGGGGCAGTTGCAGGTTATGTTATAGGTACACTTTTAGATAGTTTGTTTTTTAATAAAAAAGAAACGACAGCTACAGGTGGTAGATCACCTTTTAGCAGAGCAGAACAAACTGTTACTCCAGGTGATTTTGAACTCAATTTACTTTCGCTGTGCTCTATTGTAATCAAAGCAGACGGGCAGGTGAGTCAACGAGAGATGGATTATGTACGTCAATATTTTGTGCAGGCCTACGGTAAAGACAGAGCTAATGCAACTTTTAGAACATTTAATGAAGTTATAAAAAAGCGTGAAATTAATGTAGAGCGTATATGCACCTATTTGACCCAGCGTACGCGAAGAGAAGTGCGTTTACAAATCGTACATTTTCTATTTGGTATTGCACAGGCAGATGGTACGGTATCAACTTCAGAGGTTAATCAAATCTCTCAAATAGCCGGTTATTTAATGTTGAGTCGTGGCGAATTTGAAAGCATAAAAGCTATGTTCTTTAAAAATGCGGAAAGCGCCTATAAAATTCTCGAAATTGAGAAATCGGCTACAGATGCAGAAGTTAAGAAAGCATACCGTAATATGGCAAAAAAATACCATCCAGATAAACTACAGCATATGGATGAAGCGTATCGTCAGGGAGCAGAAGAAAAATTCACTAAGGTTCAGGAAGCGTATGAGACGATTCAGAAAGAGCGGGGAATGTAA
- a CDS encoding T9SS type B sorting domain-containing protein, which translates to MLRLILCLIALISLSLNAQQVTVSNPRPAGELVDLLFNDSCAEISNVSISSIQAAGSFSNNGGAFPLANGVVLRTGIATLTGGAYTGNTADLSSELNTNSDTYLQNLNDASGSGAQINETSFLEFNFTPLSSNFSFDFIFASNEYGEWQCSSQDIVAFVLTDLSTGNAQNLAITASGESVSVRNIRDQRFNPTCNSVNENLFDSYEVTNAQSTINMRGYTQVLNAASTLTPGTPYNVRIVIGDSNDTNFDSAIFLAGGSFNTSVDLGPDRTLCSGDQATLETGLDASVYNHSWLFNGTVIPNQNASSITVNRSGTYTVRITNNGCEVTDDLTINELTVTPPVNLEECPNGGDPSIFDLTQNDADALDVDSSQFEVMYYASLSDLNANNPIPANQTTAFSSTGQTIYLRLRNLISGTICGATYNFDLDVLPAITITQPAPIEVCTIPGSDLTINLNQIDNRILNGQNPALFTITYYANQNDANAAQNALSATYVIEDGNSRETLWARVSYASNERCFRTVSFDIIINDLPPVDQLGNVITCNAYELEPLTNGNYFSGSNGTGVRYNAGDIITADIDLFIFNGPDANGCSNESSFSITFVTEFDLSEVEACGEFSIPPTPAGAFYTQPNGPDGTGRRLNTGEALTTSQTIYFYFNENNSVCRDDAFDIIVYPLPLVDMPANVVACNNFTLPALTNGNYFTEPEGQGTPLNAGDLIEETQSVYIFADDSRCTNDYEWRIFIVEEYTDMTVCGSFTVPTVEAGDFYTAALGGGILIPQGTVLNISQRIYYYVNTTDGPNCTNNSFFELEVINTPPVDTLSDQLLCEGDTYTLPTLTNGEYFEGPGRSGAQYYAGDVINTTQTIYINNQVRICENETQFTVEIRPSLPVDNLTFVFSCEAYTLPDLNNGRYFTESQGRGTELFSGTEITTTQTIFVYNAYDDFPSCYSENRFTINILGVEVETFNDVISCDSFTLPAISSGNYYTASGGQGTPLNAGDIITTTQEIFIYARNGTRFFCEDESSFTVTISETPVLIPEADVEVCGVYRLPDLPQDVFAQGYYLSRNKQNPIPVSEYELQPGTYTIFKYAEALNNATCFAEDSFEVIVYPLLDFTVDGGTVCRNAATGAVESGVLLDSGLDPAEFLVSWFLNGQEVNQGSTFAVEQAGIYTVSTQKLTPDVGAACNYNPTTVEVFESAEPVVEVEITRPFEDVSGIRVAIIQGYGDYEYQLDDQAFQNTPEFINVLPGPHTVTVRGINGTCGVTIVEVQVIDFPKYFTPNNDGYHDTWNITALEDYPEAQIFIFDRFGKLIKNIFPSGPGWDGTYRGVNMPSDDYWFRVEYIFEDRPAEFKSHFTLKR; encoded by the coding sequence ATGCTTCGATTAATACTCTGTTTAATAGCTTTAATAAGTCTCAGCTTAAACGCTCAGCAAGTAACCGTTAGTAATCCACGCCCTGCAGGGGAGTTGGTTGATTTGCTATTCAACGATTCTTGTGCAGAAATTTCAAATGTTTCCATATCATCAATCCAGGCAGCAGGATCTTTTTCTAATAATGGAGGTGCCTTTCCATTAGCTAACGGAGTTGTTTTACGCACGGGAATAGCAACTCTTACCGGAGGGGCATATACAGGCAATACCGCAGATTTAAGCAGTGAATTAAACACAAACTCAGATACCTATCTTCAAAATTTGAATGATGCATCCGGTAGTGGTGCTCAGATTAACGAAACCTCATTTTTAGAATTTAACTTTACACCGCTTTCCAGTAATTTTAGTTTCGATTTTATTTTTGCCTCTAATGAATACGGGGAGTGGCAGTGTTCCTCTCAAGATATTGTTGCTTTTGTATTAACAGATTTGAGTACAGGTAATGCTCAAAATCTTGCAATTACCGCTTCTGGAGAATCTGTATCGGTGCGTAATATTAGAGATCAGCGTTTTAATCCTACGTGCAATTCTGTAAATGAAAATCTTTTTGACTCGTACGAAGTCACAAATGCACAGTCTACCATAAATATGCGGGGTTATACTCAGGTTCTCAATGCCGCATCTACCTTAACTCCGGGAACACCCTATAATGTGCGTATTGTTATAGGAGATTCTAATGACACAAATTTTGATTCGGCTATTTTTCTTGCCGGCGGAAGTTTTAATACTAGTGTAGATCTGGGGCCAGACCGTACATTGTGTAGCGGCGATCAGGCAACTTTAGAAACCGGTTTAGATGCTTCGGTTTATAACCACAGTTGGCTTTTTAATGGCACAGTAATTCCTAATCAAAATGCAAGTAGCATAACGGTTAACAGAAGTGGAACTTACACGGTACGCATTACCAATAATGGGTGTGAAGTAACAGATGATTTAACGATAAACGAACTCACGGTCACTCCGCCAGTAAATCTTGAAGAATGTCCTAATGGTGGAGATCCTTCCATATTTGATTTGACACAAAATGATGCAGATGCTTTAGACGTAGATTCTTCTCAGTTTGAAGTTATGTATTATGCATCGCTTTCAGATTTAAATGCAAATAATCCTATTCCTGCAAATCAAACTACAGCATTCTCGAGTACAGGGCAAACTATCTATTTGAGATTACGTAATTTAATAAGCGGCACTATTTGTGGCGCTACCTATAATTTTGATCTTGATGTTTTACCCGCCATTACTATAACTCAACCTGCACCAATTGAGGTTTGTACCATCCCGGGAAGTGACCTAACTATAAATCTAAATCAAATAGACAACCGCATTCTCAATGGTCAAAATCCTGCGCTTTTTACGATTACCTACTATGCAAATCAGAATGATGCAAATGCCGCACAAAATGCGTTAAGTGCTACTTATGTTATTGAAGATGGAAATTCTAGAGAAACACTTTGGGCACGGGTTTCATATGCGTCTAATGAGCGTTGCTTTAGAACGGTAAGTTTTGATATTATTATCAATGATTTGCCACCGGTAGATCAATTGGGTAATGTAATTACCTGTAATGCTTACGAGTTAGAACCGCTTACAAACGGAAATTATTTTAGTGGATCTAATGGTACTGGGGTTCGGTATAATGCAGGAGATATAATTACAGCAGATATAGATCTATTTATTTTTAATGGGCCTGATGCTAATGGGTGTAGCAACGAGTCTTCTTTCAGTATTACATTTGTTACAGAGTTTGATTTAAGCGAAGTAGAAGCTTGTGGCGAATTTAGTATTCCTCCTACTCCGGCAGGTGCATTTTACACGCAGCCTAATGGGCCAGACGGAACAGGAAGACGTCTAAATACCGGGGAAGCATTAACTACCTCTCAAACTATTTATTTTTATTTCAATGAGAATAATTCAGTGTGTAGAGATGATGCTTTTGACATCATTGTATACCCCTTGCCGCTCGTAGATATGCCTGCAAATGTGGTGGCTTGCAACAATTTTACCCTTCCGGCATTAACAAATGGGAACTATTTTACAGAACCCGAAGGACAGGGAACACCACTAAACGCAGGTGATTTAATTGAAGAAACACAATCTGTGTACATATTTGCAGATGATAGCCGCTGTACTAATGATTATGAATGGCGCATTTTTATTGTAGAAGAGTATACAGATATGACGGTTTGTGGCAGCTTTACAGTTCCCACTGTCGAAGCAGGTGATTTTTATACTGCTGCATTAGGTGGCGGTATACTTATACCGCAGGGAACGGTATTAAATATATCACAGCGTATTTATTATTACGTAAACACAACAGATGGTCCTAATTGTACCAATAATTCCTTTTTTGAATTAGAAGTGATAAATACTCCACCAGTTGATACGTTGTCAGATCAATTATTATGTGAAGGTGATACGTATACCTTACCTACACTAACAAACGGGGAGTATTTTGAGGGTCCGGGGAGATCAGGTGCGCAGTATTATGCAGGAGATGTCATTAATACGACACAAACGATTTACATTAATAATCAGGTACGTATTTGTGAAAATGAAACACAGTTTACAGTTGAAATTAGACCATCATTGCCTGTAGATAATCTAACCTTTGTATTCTCTTGTGAAGCGTACACATTACCCGATTTAAATAACGGGAGGTATTTTACTGAATCACAGGGACGAGGAACGGAGCTTTTTTCGGGAACTGAGATTACAACAACACAAACCATATTTGTTTATAATGCATACGATGATTTCCCGTCTTGTTATTCAGAAAACAGGTTTACCATAAATATCCTGGGAGTTGAAGTAGAAACCTTTAATGATGTGATATCATGTGATAGCTTCACATTGCCGGCAATTAGCTCAGGAAACTACTACACAGCATCTGGTGGTCAGGGTACGCCGTTAAATGCAGGTGATATCATAACGACCACGCAGGAGATTTTTATTTATGCCCGTAACGGAACGCGGTTTTTTTGTGAAGATGAAAGTAGTTTTACCGTGACCATTTCAGAAACTCCGGTTTTAATTCCTGAAGCAGATGTTGAGGTTTGTGGGGTTTATAGATTACCAGACTTACCACAAGATGTGTTCGCTCAGGGCTATTATTTAAGCCGAAACAAACAAAATCCCATCCCTGTTTCTGAATATGAATTACAACCGGGAACTTACACGATTTTTAAATATGCAGAAGCATTAAACAATGCAACCTGTTTTGCTGAAGATTCTTTTGAAGTCATTGTGTATCCTCTTTTAGATTTTACTGTTGACGGTGGTACTGTTTGTAGAAATGCAGCCACAGGAGCGGTAGAAAGTGGTGTTTTATTAGATTCGGGACTCGACCCGGCAGAATTTTTAGTAAGTTGGTTTTTAAATGGTCAGGAAGTTAATCAGGGCTCAACATTTGCAGTAGAACAGGCCGGTATTTATACTGTTTCAACCCAGAAACTCACTCCAGACGTGGGTGCGGCTTGTAATTACAACCCCACAACTGTCGAAGTTTTTGAATCTGCAGAGCCTGTTGTAGAAGTAGAAATTACCCGGCCTTTTGAAGATGTTTCAGGAATACGGGTTGCGATTATTCAGGGGTATGGGGATTATGAGTATCAATTAGACGACCAGGCTTTTCAAAACACACCCGAGTTTATAAATGTGTTGCCGGGGCCACATACCGTTACTGTACGCGGCATTAACGGCACGTGTGGAGTTACAATTGTTGAGGTGCAGGTTATAGATTTTCCGAAGTATTTTACACCTAATAATGATGGGTATCACGATACCTGGAACATTACAGCGCTCGAAGACTACCCCGAGGCACAAATTTTTATATTTGACCGGTTTGGGAAACTTATAAAAAACATCTTTCCATCTGGCCCGGGCTGGGATGGGACCTATCGAGGGGTAAATATGCCTTCAGACGATTACTGGTTTAGAGTTGAGTATATTTTTGAAGATCGTCCAGCTGAGTTCAAATCACATTTTACGCTAAAACGGTAA